The Desulfobulbus propionicus DSM 2032 DNA segment AGTAAATGGCGCGAAAAAAAGCACCGGAAAAACCACCCAATCATGAACGGTGGCTGGTGTCCTACGGCAACTTCATCACCCTGCTGTTCGCGGTGTTCGTCACCTTGTACGCCATGTCGCAGGTCGACAAGAAGAAAGTCGAGGAGGTGGCCGATTCCTATCGCAACGCCTTCGGCATCAGCACCGGTATCCAAGCCGGCAAACCGGCCGTCCTGCCCACCACGGACATGGCCCCCATCCCAAGCGTGCAGCCGCAGCCTCCTCCACCCGCCGGATCGTCGGGACAAGCTGGCAACAGTGGCAAAGTCCGGGCCACCCATCGCGAATTCAAGCACCTGCTGGTAACCCTCGAAAAGTATCTCGGTGACCACCCGCGGGCTGGTCATCAGTCTCCGGGAGGCAGGCTTTTTCGATTCGGGCAGCGCCGGGATCAAGCCCGCCGCTTTTGCGCTCCTGGCGGAAATCGCCCGGATTCTGCAACCGTTTGCCAATCCGCTCAGCTTCGAGGGACACACCGACAACCAACCGATCCGCTCTCCGGCCTTTCCGTCCAACTGGGAGCTGTCCTCGGCCCGGGCCACCAGTCTGGCCCGCTATTTCATCGAGCGACAGGGGTTCGCCCCTGAGAAACTGTCGGTGACCGGCTACGGCGAATACCGCCCCGTCACCACCAACGACACGGAAGCAGGACGGGCGATGAACCGCCGGGTGGATATTGTTCTGTTGGAGATGACCAGCGGGGACAAGGAGATACCTGCGCTGGACAGACGGCCTCCGTTTTGACGGAGGCAAAAATGCGCGGCCGGCTTAGCAGGTATCGCTCGCGGCATGATGCGGGCAACAGTGCGGGGACCGTGTTGCTGTCAAAAAAATTTGCCAGACATTGCTGAATTCCGCGGCAAACGGAAGCGGGGGAACCAATTTGTTGGGGCGAATCGCGCACTGCGCGTAAGGCATCTCTCAGCCTGAGTCCGTCAGCTCACCTCGCAAGCGCAATGAGAGCCTCCGGTCAGCGTCCAGGGGCTTGCACAACAGGAACCAGGAGGTCCGTCATCCCATGCCCCGTACTGCGCACTCGACAACCGTCTCCCAGACCGACAACAATCACCATCCCCAGCAGGCGCCGCTCGCCTCCCTGGCTCTGGCCGCCCTTGGCGTCATCTACGGGGACATCGGCACCAGTCCCCTGTACACCATCAAGGAATGCTTTTCCGGCAGCCACGGCGTGGAACCCACCACCGCCAACATTCTCGGCATCCTGTCGCTGGTGTTCTGGTCGCTGATGGTCGTGATCAGCCTCAAGTACGTCATTTTCGTGCTTCGGGCCGACAACAAGGGCGAGGGCGGCACCTTTTCCCTGCTGGCCGCCTTGCGC contains these protein-coding regions:
- a CDS encoding OmpA/MotB family protein, with product MTTRGLVISLREAGFFDSGSAGIKPAAFALLAEIARILQPFANPLSFEGHTDNQPIRSPAFPSNWELSSARATSLARYFIERQGFAPEKLSVTGYGEYRPVTTNDTEAGRAMNRRVDIVLLEMTSGDKEIPALDRRPPF